In Gammaproteobacteria bacterium, one genomic interval encodes:
- the queE gene encoding 7-carboxy-7-deazaguanine synthase QueE, whose translation MNRLRLTEIFFSLQGETRSVGMPTVFIRLTGCPLRCHYCDTAYAFQGGNWYEIDTIMQKVHSYGARFVTVTGGEPLAQRPVIHLLTQLCNADYQVSLETSGALDVSVVDPRVIKILDVKTPGSGEVNRNDWNNFNHLLPHDQIKFVICSQEDYQWSKKIIEEFSLQDHCEILFSPSYNEMNAANLADWIVKDRLKVRFQIQLHKYLWGDAPGR comes from the coding sequence GTGAATCGATTACGTCTCACTGAAATTTTTTTTTCATTGCAAGGTGAAACGCGTAGTGTCGGCATGCCAACCGTTTTTATTCGGCTAACAGGTTGTCCACTTCGATGTCATTACTGTGATACGGCTTATGCTTTTCAAGGCGGTAATTGGTATGAAATTGACACCATTATGCAAAAAGTGCACTCATATGGCGCACGGTTCGTAACGGTTACGGGAGGCGAACCCCTTGCGCAACGCCCCGTCATCCACTTACTCACGCAACTTTGTAATGCTGATTATCAAGTTTCGCTTGAAACGAGTGGGGCATTGGATGTTTCAGTGGTAGATCCACGGGTGATTAAAATTCTTGATGTCAAAACGCCGGGCTCAGGCGAAGTAAATCGTAACGACTGGAATAATTTTAATCATTTACTCCCTCATGACCAAATTAAATTTGTGATATGCAGCCAGGAAGATTATCAATGGTCGAAAAAAATTATTGAGGAATTTTCATTACAGGATCATTGCGAAATTTTATTTTCCCCGAGTTATAACGAGATGAACGCTGCGAATCTTGCCGATTGGATTGTAAAAGATCGTTTAAAGGTTCGTTTTCAAATCCAATTACATAAATATTTGTGGGGAGATGCACCTGG